Genomic segment of Chloroflexota bacterium:
TGCCGCGGAAGCGGCGTCACGCCCGCGAAGTCACCGGCGTAGTTGAGGGCCGACCATGAGATGACCATCGTCTGTGCGTCCGGAAACGCGAGCTCGCGCTGCGCGGCCACTGTGGGCGGGATCCTTTTGGGAAGGTCTTTATCTCTCGCGACGACGAATCCGAATTGAAAATCGTCGACCGTCAGCGGAGTGCCGTCGTGCCATTTGATGTTCGATCGGAGAGTCCACGTGGTCTCCATCGTTCCATCGTCGAAGACTTTCCACGTGCCGCGCTCGAACGATGGCATCTCCGCGGCCAGCAGGGGATGGTTCACAGTGCTCTTGTCCGCGTAGGTGAGCCCGTCGTTGACGATGGGAAGCACCTGTTGCGCCCCGCCAGCCGTTGTGCTGCTGGTTCCATAGCCGCCGAAATCGGCCGGCTCCCGCTGGAGCGCAATCGTGAGAATTTTTGGCGACCTAGTGGCGTGGCCGCCGGAGTCCTCATTGGACGGCGGGGCGCCCGAGGATGGCGACTGCGCACATGCCGCGATGATCACGCCGATACTCAAGAGCGCACAGTGGTTTCGTAATAGGCGGCAGCTCCGCGGCAGGCGGCAGAATCGCGGCATTGGGGCCTCCTCCGGGTCCCTCCCTGTGGGTACTGGGATCGATTCGACCGATGGCTCTCCGGCGTCCGCGGGTGGTGGCCGCGGAGCCGGCCCCGTGATCATAGTAGTGGCACGCCGCCGGCCGGTCAACGAAACCGGAGGGGCTCGCAGGCCAGCCTGCTGGAGGGGGTGCAGGATGAAGACGCGCGCGGCATTTGGTACCTTGGCTCTGGCGGCGGTCGTTGCCGGGGTTCTCCTCAGGGATGGTGAGCCGGCCCGGGGTGGGACGGCCCAACAACCCGTCGACTACGGGACACCCACGCTGCTGAACGTCGCGTTCGGGCCCGCGCAGATCTGGTCCCCTGGCGAAGAGGTCCGCGCCGATCTCTTTCGCTGCCAGCAGCGGCTGGCGTGTGTCGCGGGCGTGATGATGGCCGACGGGGCAAGCCCAGATGCCATCGCGTTCTTCCACCTCACCGGCTGGTTTCTGACGGACATTCAGGACTTCGATCCGGTTCAACTCGGCACGATCTTCGTTCCCTGGCGCGCCAACGAAAACACCCAGATGGCATTCCTGGGAGGGATGCCGGCGGTCATCTATCCCGAGCAGGCGGGGAGCGCATTGCGGCCGGAGCGAGATGCCGACTACCAGGCGATCCTGGCGGAGCACCCGGACGTGCTCTTCTGGGCGCCCGGCCCATCATTCGAGGGCGTGGAGCCCACCGACGATGGCGGCCAGCGGTTCCTGCTGAAATACCGATTGCTCGATGGGTGCCACGCGTGCGCCATCCTCGGGTGGGCGCACGCAGCATTCAAATTCGGGCCCGACGGCACGTACGAGGGCGTTCGTCTCCTGAGTGTCGAAGCAACCTGATGGCCACGGGGGGCGGGGGTTCATCCTCCGCCGCGACGTCGAGCTGACCCACTAGGTGTCGAGCGTGCTCCCCGCGAAGAGCAGCTCGTACGCCAGTGGTGCGCGGATGTGGCCCTGCTCGGCGTTGAAGCGAATGTAGGAGTCGATCGTGCGCTTGTTGGCCGTGATCCCGTACTTGAACGGGTCGCCCCACTTCTCGATCTGCTCCTCCATATGTTCGCGCAGGTAGAGCACGCCGAAGCCGGCCCGGTCGTTGAGGATGTCCGTATAGGCCATCTCTTTCGATTTCTCGAACGCCTGATAGAGCTGCATGGCCAGTTCCGGTCGCGCCCGGTCGAGCTTCTTACTCATGACCATGAGATGCACCGGCGTGTATATGCCCTCCTCGCGATAGAGCCGCTCGTCTTCGGCCTGGTAGCTGGGGAACAGGCGCCGCACGTTGGGACTCGCCTTCAGCGCGCGGATGGCTTCGCCATCGGAGATATCCGTGATCATGGCGTCGACGTCTCCATCCAGGAGCGCGTTGACGACACTCTTCTGCGGGTCGCGGAACAGCTCCGGCTCGAAGGTCCCGTCGCCCTTGCCGCCATTCTGCGGCGTCGCGTAGACGGGGAAATGATCCTTGACCCAGACGACCCAGCGCATCTTCGAGATGTCCACGCCGAACCGTTCGCGAAGGAGTCCGCGCGCCCAGATGGTCAGGGATGTGCCATACGACCGGGAGGCGACGACCTTGCCCTCCAGGTCCTTGGGGCTCTCAATGCCGCGATCGGTACGGACGAAAATGAACTGGTAGGCGCCTTTCCGCTTGGAGAAGACCGGGAGGGCAACGATCTCCCATCCCTGCTCGATGGCCTGCGGCCAGTACCCGAGGTTCAGGTCGGCGAGGCCGAAGTTGCCCTCGCGCAGGGTCGGCTCGTCCTTGTAGATCATGACCGGCGCCTGCCCGATCTGGATCTCGACCCCCTCGATGGGCACCCGTTTCTCGAGAAATGGCCGCATGATGTCGTAGGTCATACTGGGAACCTGGAGCGTGAGCTGCTTCGTCGCGGCCATTCGACTTTACCTCCGCGGGAATGCAACCGTTTCGTCAGCAGGAAGTCTACTCCCGTGGAGCGCAGGCTG
This window contains:
- a CDS encoding PhnD/SsuA/transferrin family substrate-binding protein, producing the protein MAATKQLTLQVPSMTYDIMRPFLEKRVPIEGVEIQIGQAPVMIYKDEPTLREGNFGLADLNLGYWPQAIEQGWEIVALPVFSKRKGAYQFIFVRTDRGIESPKDLEGKVVASRSYGTSLTIWARGLLRERFGVDISKMRWVVWVKDHFPVYATPQNGGKGDGTFEPELFRDPQKSVVNALLDGDVDAMITDISDGEAIRALKASPNVRRLFPSYQAEDERLYREEGIYTPVHLMVMSKKLDRARPELAMQLYQAFEKSKEMAYTDILNDRAGFGVLYLREHMEEQIEKWGDPFKYGITANKRTIDSYIRFNAEQGHIRAPLAYELLFAGSTLDT